The Nitrospirota bacterium genome has a segment encoding these proteins:
- a CDS encoding DUF5615 family PIN-like protein codes for MKIFVDENIPAMTVKELRRIGHEVKDIRGTADEGMTDDVIWEMVKKDERLLISTDKGFVQKRNEKNNGILIVRLKQPNRLKIHQKVIKAMNLFNESDWSGLTIVMHDTFHSVWKAKKRQ; via the coding sequence ACATTCCTGCAATGACTGTTAAAGAATTACGCAGGATTGGGCATGAAGTTAAAGACATTCGTGGTACAGCAGATGAAGGCATGACTGACGATGTTATATGGGAAATGGTTAAGAAGGATGAAAGGCTTCTGATTTCCACAGATAAAGGTTTTGTGCAAAAAAGGAATGAAAAAAACAATGGTATCTTGATTGTACGCCTTAAACAGCCTAATAGGCTGAAAATTCACCAAAAAGTAATTAAGGCAATGAACTTATTTAATGAGAGTGACTGGTCAGGTTTAACTATTGTCATGCATGACACGTTCCACAGTGTGTGGAAAGCCAAAAAGAGGCAATAA